GCTGGTGGGCTTGGCAGGAAGAGGTCTGGGTGGCTGAGAGGGAGCAGCTAAGAGTTGTCTTGCAGCGGGCCTTGGGACACCCCCTTCCCTACAATGTCTCCTCCCTCACTCAGCCTTGCCGTTCACCCTGATGGTGTTCGTGTAGCTTCGGGACAGACAGCCGGAGTGGATAAGGATGGGAAGGTAAGGCCTGTGTCCAAGGCTCCAGGCAGACCCGATGAGATGCCGGTCCAACTTGCCTTCTCACTCCTGCCCCTGTCTCCTCTGCCAGCCCCTGCAGCCAGTGGTTCACGTCTGGGATTCAGAAACGCTGCTGAAGCTGCAGGAGATTGGACTGGGGGCCTTCGAGAGGGGTGTGGGGGCCCTGGCCTTTTCTGCTGCGGTGAGCTGGTCCCAAGGCTTCTAGACCCCCCCCTTGCCTGGGCACCCCATCGTTTCACTGCACTCGGAGGCCTTGGAAGGTCTGGCTCTCCTGAGAGAGGGACGCCTGGAAGCTTCTGCCCTCTCAGCCTCTGCCGGTGAGCTGCCCCTTGGCCATGGACCCCGAGGGCTCACCCAGCCCCTCCGATGTGtccccccttccccctcctcagGACCAGGGTGCCTTTCTGTGTGTTGTGGATGACTCCAATGAGCACATGCTGTCGGTGTGGGACTGCAGCCGGGGAGTGAAACTGGCTGAGATCAAGGTGAAGGGTCCACCTGCCTGGGGAGGTCCTGAGGCTCCAGGGGATGGGCTGTCGGCAGGTGGGATGGGTGAGATAGGGACCCAGGCATTCACTTTCTTCCCCACTGGACCTGCCAAGGGCCAAGGAGGCCCAGTAAGCTTTGGCTTCTCCACCTGTGAAAGTGCCACGTGATGGATGTGTTAGCTACTGGAGGGGAGGGAGTGGTGAGTGCACTCCTACTAGCCAGCTCTCAGgaggcttgtgggggaggggcgtCCAGGAGGACAGAGGTGCTCAGGGCTTGGGGCTGGCTACATCTTGTCTCCTCCCTTCAGAGCACAAATGACTCAGTCCTGGCCGTTGGCTTCAGCCCTCGTGACAGTAGCTGCATTATCACCAGTGGGAAATCTCATGTCCATTTCTGGAACTGGAGCATTGGAGTCGGGGTGTCTGCGGCGAACGGGACCCTCTCTCGGAAACAGGGTGTCTTTGGGGTGAGGCTGTGGATGAGTGGAAGTTGGGGGAGGTGGATGGAGATGGAGGTGTTGTGAGTTCTACAGCAGACCCTGTGGCTTGGTCCTTCCCTTTGATCttggctctctgtgtcttctccctgCCAGAAATACAAGAAACCCAAGTTTATTCCATGCTTCGTGTTCCTCCCTGATGGAGACATTCTAACTGGAGACTCAGAAGGCAACATTCTCACTTGGGGGCGGAGCCTCTCAGATTCCAGGACCCCAGGCAGGGGAGGAGCCAAAGGTTGGGAAGGGCACCCAGGTTGGCCCAGTTCCTCAGGAGGTGTGGGGCTGGGGAGAAGACGTCCCTCCTTTTTTCATCCTGAGAGTTGGGTGTCCTGTGGGGGAGGAGGGGTAGGTGTAGAATGGGGAGGGACAGTAGATACTGGGGAAGAGGGCGGAGCGGGGGTGGGTTCGGGGGCTGTCAGATGCCTGGCTCAAAGTCTGATTTTGCTGCTAGTCCAGTCTTTAGGGAGTTAGCTCAGTTCTGAGCCTTGGTCTTCCTGTCTGTGAACTGGGGAGAGTAGTGGCTGCACTGGCAGAATTAGAGGTTGGTGTTCTGGTGTTCATTCCACCCAAGGGCTGGAATGGCCCAGGCCCTCTGTTCCCCACAAGCGTGACCCCCTCCACTGGGGCTTTGCCAACAGAGACCTACGGTATCGTGGCCCAAGCCCATGCTCACGAAGGCTCCATCTTTGCCCTGTGTCTGCTGCGGGATGGGACAGTGCTGAGTGGTGGCGGACGGGACCGCCGGCTGGTACGGTGGGGGCCTGGGTTGGTGGCCCTCCAGGAGGCTGAGGTGAGGTCTGGGCTGCTGTGGggtctggggagggagggagaaaagaaatggTCCATGGGTCCTTGACATTCTACTGTTGCTCTGCAGATTCCAGAACACTTCGGGGCTGTGCGGGCCATTGCTGAAGGGCTTGGTTCTGAGCTTCTGGTGGGCACCACCAAGAATGCGTTGCTCAGGGGTGATCTGACCCAGGGCTTCTCCCCCGTGATACAGGTGTGTGGGGGCAGTTTTAGGGtttggtgaggaggaggaggtccTGGGGAGGTTGGCATCAACAGCCCTGCTCCACCACAGGGCCACACGGATGAGCTCTGGGGACTCTGCACACATCCCTCCCAGAACCGCTTCCTTACCTGTGGCCATGACCGGCAGCTCTGCCTGTGGGACGGGGAGGGCCACGCGCTGGCCTGGAGCATCGACCTTAAGGTAGAGCTTTTGGTGCCAGGTCCCTTAAGCCATGTCCTCTGGGCTTCGGGTAGCTGTTCTTTCTTCCCTAACATCCCCTTTCCTTCTGCTCCCTACCTGAGGCATAGCCAGTAGCCCCTGGCATGGTGGTATGGGGTAGTGAAATATTAACCCTTCTTTTCCCCACTGGTAAAAGCTGCTGCCTCTAGTGCTGCCTGGGCACTGCCCCCTGCTTCGGACTCCTGAGGCCTCTTGGAACAGTAAGCTAAATGGTTCATCtccagcccagctgggagccTCAGTTCAATATTTTGAGTGCCATGCCCTGTTCTAGTCTAGTGTGTTCTGTAGTCTAGTGACACCACACCTGcatcccaggtcctggggcctctCTTCCCCCGGCCCCACCTTAGGAAGAGGAGGCTTTGGCCAGGCCGAGGTCCAGACAAGGGGTGTCCGTCCAGGTCCCCCGACTAGATGGGCCGCTCCCTGAACTTGCCTCCTCCCCATCCTAGGAGACTGGTCTCTGTGCTGACTTCCACCCGAGTGGGGCGGTTGTAGCTGTGGGACTGAACACAGGGAGGTGAGCAGGgcctgggggtggtgggggaaAGCGGGGGGTGGTCTGGGCAAAGGTGCGGCTTGCCTGCCTCTCTGGCCCTTctccctgcagcctggggcctccctccctcccttgctctctTCACCCCTTCCCCTAACCACTGGCTCCTCTGAGCTTGGGAGTGGAGGAGGTGGCAGTGAggagggaaaagcagtgggaacaGGAGGGGCCTAGGGGAGGCAAATGTGGGGAAGTGACAGCCTTCATGTCCACAAGCCCCCCCCCGTTCTGGAATTTCTGACTTCTGTCTGCCCAGCCCTTTCCCACTTCCCAGTGCGAGTAGGCAGTGGTGACCCTCTAATATGCCACAGCCTTTCTGCCCAGGGTGGCTTCCCTGGCGGGCTGGGGGGAGGTCTCCTCACATTCTGGCACCCTCCCTCCAACCCCCATTTCAGATGGTTGGTGTTGGACACAGAGACCAGAGAGATCGTCTCTGATGTCACTGATGGCAACGAGCAGCTCTCTGTGGTCCGGTACAGCCCAGGTGGGAGCCCGCCCCGCCCTGGTCCcagtcctgtcccctgcccttccTTCTCTGAGCCACTCTCTTTGCAGATGGGTTGTACCTGGCCGTGGGTTCCCATGACAACATGATCTACATCTATAGCGTTTCCAGTGACGGTGCCAAGTCTAGCCGCTTTGGCCGCTGTGTGGTGAGGCAccctggggtgggaggagtggGTGGGGAGCAGGTCAGCTCCCAGGAGGGAGAAGCCTGATGCAGGCAGGGGCATGGGAGATGGGCACCGTGGTTGTCAGCACCTGACCCTTGCTCCCAGGGCCACTCCAGCTTCATCACGCACCTTGACTGGTCCAAGGATGGGAACTTCATCATGTCCAATTCTGGAGACTATGAGATTCTTTACTGTGAGTGAGGGTGGAGGgcatggagagagatggagagagaggcatGGGGGAGGGTACCTGGGGAGAGATGGGGGCAGGGGCACTAGGAGCTCCAGGCAGCGGGGCTGCTGGATGGGAAGGCGGGGTCAGAATTACCCACACCTGATAACTGTTGTGACTTGGAAAAGGCACCACCACACGCAGTGGGTTTCCCACAAGTGCTGGAGGAAGTTGAGGAgattattttgaaacaaattctCAGGGCATGGGGGGAGAAGGTAGCTTATCTAGGGAGGCAGAGCTGATCAGGGCTTAGGGGCACGTTTGGGAGAACTCGGGGGCATTCATGGCCAGCCAGCCCAAGGGACTGGCCTTCTTGGGCACCCTGCCAACTGAGGGCAGGGTAGGCTGAGCTAGGTGGACGCTGGCTCCCCAGGGGACGTGGCTGGAGGCTGCAAGCTGCTGAGGAATCGCTATGAGAGCCGAGACCGGGAGTGGGCCACCTACACTTGTGTGCTGGGCTTCCACGTGTACGGTGAGCGGGGGTGCTGGGACGCAGGTGGGAATGGGATGATGTGCAGCCCGCTTTGGGTGATGGACAGAGACAGACCCAGTCCCGGGGGTGGCCACCCCCGGGTGCCAGGGAGATGGGGCTTGTGCTGGGACGCGGGAGGAGGCTTGGCTGAGGCCATCGCTGTGCTAGGTGTGTGGCCCGATGGCTCCGATGGCACCGACATCAACTCGCTGTGCCGGTCCCACGACGAGCGCGTTGTAGCGGTGGCCGACGACTTCTGCAAAGTGCATCTCTTCCAGTACCCCTGCGCGCGTGCCAAGGTGAGGCCGTCTGGGGCGCAGGGGGCTGCTGGGGAAGGGCCGTTGCCACtgaccctcccctcccaccaggcGCCGAGCCGCGTGTACGGGGGACACGGCAGCCATGTGACCAGCGTCCGGTTCACGCACGACGACTCGTACCTCATCTCGCTAGGCGGCAAGGATGCCAGCATCTTCCAGTGGCgagtgctgggccctgggagctCGGGGCCGTCGGCCGCCACACCCTCCCGGACACCGTCCTtgtctcctgcctcctccctggatgTCTGATCACTGCCGGACTGACCGGACCGACTGGCTGGACCCCTTTTCTTAGACTTACAGACATTCCCGAGTGCGCCTCTCCCCGGGACAGGGGGACTGTCTGCGCACACTGTGGGACCCCCGCTGACCCGAGCCGGGCCcgccccagcctgggccctgaTTTCTTGCTGCCTGCTGAGGGGCAATAAACCGAAACTAAAGTCGTTTTCTGATGCTTTTGTGCGGTGTAGCGGGGCTCTCTCGGGACCCTGTGGGGCTGGGGactgaggtggaggtggaggagaagCCAAATGTGGAAAGACAGCCTCAAGCATTCATGCAAATGGTACGCAAAGGTACAGGCGGAGCCCCAGGGCGCCCGTCCTGCGGGACTTCAGGCAAAGCCTCGGACTCCGGCGAGGGAAGGGTTAAGCCCGCTTCCTcttgccccgccccctcccccccgcgCTCTTGGAGGGGGCGGTTCCGAGCAGCAACGTAACTAACCGAGGTTGGCCGAAAGCTGGCGAAGTTGTTCCGGAAGTAGCCGATCTGTGAGGTCCTGCTCTCCGACCTGAGCCGAGCGCTGGTCCTTGTTCTCCGATCAGCCGAAGGTGTTCCGGAAGAAGGCGAACCCCGAGGCGGGCCGGGCAAGCCTTTCCCCGGGCCGGTGAAGCTCAACGTCTGGAGGAACCGGCCGAGGCTGTGTTGGGAGAGAGAGCCGGTGTCTGGCTCTGGTCCGGACAGGGGCCGAGTTCGATCCGGAAGGAGCCGAGCGACGTCCCGGGCTTGAGGCGGCGGCGACAGCGCGGGCCGGGATGAACCGCGACGGCTGAGGCGGCAGAGGTGCCGGCTGCGCGGGCCCCGGGGAGTCTTCCCGCAGAGCGCCAGCGCCGCTCTCGGGGCTTTGCCTCGAGCCGAGCTTCACCGTCGCGAGCCTCCCGGACCCCTTTGTGCGGCCGGAGGCGGCGGGAACGGCCATGGCGGCCAACATGTACCGGGTGGGGGGTGAGTACCCGgcgcgcggcgggggcgggggacaCGGCGCGCGGGAGAAGCCCGGTGCCCGGCGGACGGGCGTGGACCGGAACCGGAACCGGGAGCCCCGGGAGCGGAGGGTGCGGAGGGGCGCCGGAGCGGGGGTGTCGGGAGAGGCTGCGGGCAGCCGGGACGGGGGTCCCCGGGGCGGAGAGTGGGCTGGGTCGCGGGCCCCGGAGGAGCTGACAGCAGCCCTGCCGCGGCCCTGCTAACGCACCGGCGGCTTCCTGCTCCCCCCCCAGGCGTTATTGTGCGCCTCGCTCGACCGAGGCTGGGGCGGCGGGGAGGCTGGCCGTGTCGGGGCGAACAATTGTTCAACTCGGTCGCCGAGTGAGTTGGAGGAGGAGAATGTGCTTTTGGAATTCAGTACGGGGGGCTGGAGATGGGGGGCTTCCTCGTTTTCCCTTTGGGTTCAACACGCCCACCTGGGAGGCCCCCCTCCTAGTCTCTTCGCCCTCTGCCTGGCGGGGCCCACCGACTTTATCTCGTCCCACTCACCCTGCTGCTCTGACGGGCTCGCCCTTCTCCACGTCTTGGCTTCCCCTCCTACAGATTACGTCTATTTTGAGAACTCCTCCAGCAATCCCTACCTGGTACGACGGATTGAGGAGCTCAACAAGGTGAGTGGACTACGACGCCCCCCTTCCCCCAGCGGCCTCTCTGAGGTCTTCCGACGCTATTCTAAGTGCCCATTCGTGTTCATTCACTCATCCTGATACATTCTGGAAAGCCTTTTGGGAGCTTCGTGGGAGCTTTCCTGCTCTGCTTCTTGGGTGCCGAGGGATCTGGAAGTGTGTCCTAGGAGGGGCGTCCTGACCTGTCATCTGGGGGTCTCTTAGCAGGGTCTTCACTGCTGTTCGGTTCTGCGTGCATTTCCACTTTGAAATAACTGGTTCTCACTGCCGTTTTTCCCTCCCCCAGACTGCGAATGGAAATGTGGAGGCAAAGGTTGTCTGTCTTTTCCGACGAAGGGACATTTCTAGCAGCCTCAACAGCCTGGCGGATAGCAATGCCCGTAAGTGTCTCCACGgttctccctcccccaccgtgcTGCTGTGGGCTG
The sequence above is a segment of the Ochotona princeps isolate mOchPri1 chromosome 4, mOchPri1.hap1, whole genome shotgun sequence genome. Coding sequences within it:
- the EML3 gene encoding echinoderm microtubule-associated protein-like 3 isoform X1; its protein translation is MEGAAGPGEGPTQEALQSLSQRLRVQEEEMELVKAALAEALRLLRLQAAPGSLQGLGVPAPARASSPAVPPGLPPTCSPSLVSRGTQTDPEVVETEPTPGPPGLSNGPPVPQGGSEEPSGTQSEGGGSSSSGAGSPGPPGNLRPLQPPPRGADTRPRRNSSSSSPSERPRQKLSRKAASSANLLLRSGSTESRGGKDPLSSPGGPGSRRSNYNLEGISVKMFLRGRPITMYIPSGIRSLEELPNGSPPETLSLDWVYGYRGRDSRSNLFVLRSGEVVYFIACVVVLYRPGGGPGGPGGGGQRHYRGHTDCVRCLAVHPDGVRVASGQTAGVDKDGKPLQPVVHVWDSETLLKLQEIGLGAFERGVGALAFSAADQGAFLCVVDDSNEHMLSVWDCSRGVKLAEIKSTNDSVLAVGFSPRDSSCIITSGKSHVHFWNWSIGVGVSAANGTLSRKQGVFGKYKKPKFIPCFVFLPDGDILTGDSEGNILTWGRSLSDSRTPGRGGAKETYGIVAQAHAHEGSIFALCLLRDGTVLSGGGRDRRLVRWGPGLVALQEAEIPEHFGAVRAIAEGLGSELLVGTTKNALLRGDLTQGFSPVIQGHTDELWGLCTHPSQNRFLTCGHDRQLCLWDGEGHALAWSIDLKETGLCADFHPSGAVVAVGLNTGRWLVLDTETREIVSDVTDGNEQLSVVRYSPDGLYLAVGSHDNMIYIYSVSSDGAKSSRFGRCVGHSSFITHLDWSKDGNFIMSNSGDYEILYWDVAGGCKLLRNRYESRDREWATYTCVLGFHVYGVWPDGSDGTDINSLCRSHDERVVAVADDFCKVHLFQYPCARAKAPSRVYGGHGSHVTSVRFTHDDSYLISLGGKDASIFQWRVLGPGSSGPSAATPSRTPSLSPASSLDV
- the EML3 gene encoding echinoderm microtubule-associated protein-like 3 isoform X3; protein product: MEGAAGPGEGPTQEALQSLSQRLRVQEEEMELVKAALAEALRLLRLQAAPGSLQGLGVPAPARASPAVPPGLPPTCSPSLVSRGTQTDPEVVETEPTPGPPGLSNGPPVPQGGSEEPSGTQSEGGGSSSSGAGSPGPPGNLRPLQPPPRGADTRPRRNSSSSSPSERPRQKLSRKAASSANLLLRSGSTESRGGKDPLSSPGGPGSRRSNYNLEGISVKMFLRGRPITMYIPSGIRSLEELPNGSPPETLSLDWVYGYRGRDSRSNLFVLRSGEVVYFIACVVVLYRPGGGPGGPGGGGQRHYRGHTDCVRCLAVHPDGVRVASGQTAGVDKDGKPLQPVVHVWDSETLLKLQEIGLGAFERGVGALAFSAADQGAFLCVVDDSNEHMLSVWDCSRGVKLAEIKSTNDSVLAVGFSPRDSSCIITSGKSHVHFWNWSIGVGVSAANGTLSRKQGVFGKYKKPKFIPCFVFLPDGDILTGDSEGNILTWGRSLSDSRTPGRGGAKETYGIVAQAHAHEGSIFALCLLRDGTVLSGGGRDRRLVRWGPGLVALQEAEIPEHFGAVRAIAEGLGSELLVGTTKNALLRGDLTQGFSPVIQGHTDELWGLCTHPSQNRFLTCGHDRQLCLWDGEGHALAWSIDLKETGLCADFHPSGAVVAVGLNTGRWLVLDTETREIVSDVTDGNEQLSVVRYSPDGLYLAVGSHDNMIYIYSVSSDGAKSSRFGRCVGHSSFITHLDWSKDGNFIMSNSGDYEILYWDVAGGCKLLRNRYESRDREWATYTCVLGFHVYGVWPDGSDGTDINSLCRSHDERVVAVADDFCKVHLFQYPCARAKAPSRVYGGHGSHVTSVRFTHDDSYLISLGGKDASIFQWRVLGPGSSGPSAATPSRTPSLSPASSLDV
- the EML3 gene encoding echinoderm microtubule-associated protein-like 3 isoform X4, which translates into the protein MEGAAGPGEGPTQEALQSLSQRLRVQEEEMELVKAALAEALRLLRLQAAPGSLQGLGVPAPARASPAVPPGLPPTCSPSLVSRGTQTDPEVVETEPTPGPPGLSNGPPVPQGGSEEPSGTQSEGGGSSSSGAGSPGPPGNLRPLQPPPRGADTPRRNSSSSSPSERPRQKLSRKAASSANLLLRSGSTESRGGKDPLSSPGGPGSRRSNYNLEGISVKMFLRGRPITMYIPSGIRSLEELPNGSPPETLSLDWVYGYRGRDSRSNLFVLRSGEVVYFIACVVVLYRPGGGPGGPGGGGQRHYRGHTDCVRCLAVHPDGVRVASGQTAGVDKDGKPLQPVVHVWDSETLLKLQEIGLGAFERGVGALAFSAADQGAFLCVVDDSNEHMLSVWDCSRGVKLAEIKSTNDSVLAVGFSPRDSSCIITSGKSHVHFWNWSIGVGVSAANGTLSRKQGVFGKYKKPKFIPCFVFLPDGDILTGDSEGNILTWGRSLSDSRTPGRGGAKETYGIVAQAHAHEGSIFALCLLRDGTVLSGGGRDRRLVRWGPGLVALQEAEIPEHFGAVRAIAEGLGSELLVGTTKNALLRGDLTQGFSPVIQGHTDELWGLCTHPSQNRFLTCGHDRQLCLWDGEGHALAWSIDLKETGLCADFHPSGAVVAVGLNTGRWLVLDTETREIVSDVTDGNEQLSVVRYSPDGLYLAVGSHDNMIYIYSVSSDGAKSSRFGRCVGHSSFITHLDWSKDGNFIMSNSGDYEILYWDVAGGCKLLRNRYESRDREWATYTCVLGFHVYGVWPDGSDGTDINSLCRSHDERVVAVADDFCKVHLFQYPCARAKAPSRVYGGHGSHVTSVRFTHDDSYLISLGGKDASIFQWRVLGPGSSGPSAATPSRTPSLSPASSLDV
- the EML3 gene encoding echinoderm microtubule-associated protein-like 3 isoform X2 yields the protein MEGAAGPGEGPTQEALQSLSQRLRVQEEEMELVKAALAEALRLLRLQAAPGSLQGLGVPAPARASSPAVPPGLPPTCSPSLVSRGTQTDPEVVETEPTPGPPGLSNGPPVPQGGSEEPSGTQSEGGGSSSSGAGSPGPPGNLRPLQPPPRGADTPRRNSSSSSPSERPRQKLSRKAASSANLLLRSGSTESRGGKDPLSSPGGPGSRRSNYNLEGISVKMFLRGRPITMYIPSGIRSLEELPNGSPPETLSLDWVYGYRGRDSRSNLFVLRSGEVVYFIACVVVLYRPGGGPGGPGGGGQRHYRGHTDCVRCLAVHPDGVRVASGQTAGVDKDGKPLQPVVHVWDSETLLKLQEIGLGAFERGVGALAFSAADQGAFLCVVDDSNEHMLSVWDCSRGVKLAEIKSTNDSVLAVGFSPRDSSCIITSGKSHVHFWNWSIGVGVSAANGTLSRKQGVFGKYKKPKFIPCFVFLPDGDILTGDSEGNILTWGRSLSDSRTPGRGGAKETYGIVAQAHAHEGSIFALCLLRDGTVLSGGGRDRRLVRWGPGLVALQEAEIPEHFGAVRAIAEGLGSELLVGTTKNALLRGDLTQGFSPVIQGHTDELWGLCTHPSQNRFLTCGHDRQLCLWDGEGHALAWSIDLKETGLCADFHPSGAVVAVGLNTGRWLVLDTETREIVSDVTDGNEQLSVVRYSPDGLYLAVGSHDNMIYIYSVSSDGAKSSRFGRCVGHSSFITHLDWSKDGNFIMSNSGDYEILYWDVAGGCKLLRNRYESRDREWATYTCVLGFHVYGVWPDGSDGTDINSLCRSHDERVVAVADDFCKVHLFQYPCARAKAPSRVYGGHGSHVTSVRFTHDDSYLISLGGKDASIFQWRVLGPGSSGPSAATPSRTPSLSPASSLDV
- the EML3 gene encoding echinoderm microtubule-associated protein-like 3 isoform X6, which translates into the protein MEGAAGPGEGPTQEALQSLSQRLRVQEEEMELVKAALAEALRLLRLQAAPGSLQGLGVPAPARASPAVPPGLPPTCSPSLVSRGTQTDPEVVETEPTPGPPGLSNGPPVPQGGSEEPSGTQSEGGGSSSSGAGSPGPPGNLRPLQPPPRGADTPRRNSSSSSPSERPRQKLSRKAASSANLLLRSGSTESRGGKDPLSSPGGPGSRRSNYNLEGISVKMFLRGRPITMYIPSGIRSLEELPNGSPPETLSLDWVYGYRGRDSRSNLFVLRSGEVVYFIACVVVLYRPGGGPGGPGGGGQRHYRGHTDCVRCLAVHPDGVRVASGQTAGVDKDGKPLQPVVHVWDSETLLKLQEIGLGAFERGVGALAFSAADQGAFLCVVDDSNEHMLSVWDCSRGVKLAEIKSTNDSVLAVGFSPRDSSCIITSGKSHVHFWNWSIGVGVSAANGTLSRKQGVFGKYKKPKFIPCFVFLPDGDILTGDSEGNILTWGRSLSDSRTPGRGGAKETYGIVAQAHAHEGSIFALCLLRDGTVLSGGGRDRRLVRWGPGLVALQEAEIPEHFGAVRAIAEGLGSELLVGTTKNALLRGDLTQGFSPVIQGHTDELWGLCTHPSQNRFLTCGHDRQLCLWDGEGHALAWSIDLKETGLCADFHPSGAVVAVGLNTGRWLVLDTETREIVSDVTDGNEQLSVVRYSPDGLYLAVGSHDNMIYIYSVSSDGAKSSRFGRCVGHSSFITHLDWSKDGNFIMSNSGDYEILYWDVAGGCKLLRNRYESRDREWATYTCVLGFHVYVPLRACQGAEPRVRGTRQPCDQRPVHARRLVPHLARRQGCQHLPVASAGPWELGAVGRHTLPDTVLVSCLLPGCLITAGLTGPTGWTPFLRLTDIPECASPRDRGTVCAHCGTPADPSRARPSLGPDFLLPAEGQ
- the EML3 gene encoding echinoderm microtubule-associated protein-like 3 isoform X5; its protein translation is MEGAAGPGEGPTQEALQSLSQRLRVQEEEMELVKAALAEALRLLRLQAAPGSLQGLGVPAPARASSPAVPPGLPPTCSPSLVSRGTQTDPEVVETEPTPGPPGLSNGPPVPQGGSEEPSGTQSEGGGSSSSGAGSPGPPGNLRPLQPPPRGADTPRRNSSSSSPSERPRQKLSRKAASSANLLLRSGSTESRGGKDPLSSPGGPGSRRSNYNLEGISVKMFLRGRPITMYIPSGIRSLEELPNGSPPETLSLDWVYGYRGRDSRSNLFVLRSGEVVYFIACVVVLYRPGGGPGGPGGGGQRHYRGHTDCVRCLAVHPDGVRVASGQTAGVDKDGKPLQPVVHVWDSETLLKLQEIGLGAFERGVGALAFSAADQGAFLCVVDDSNEHMLSVWDCSRGVKLAEIKSTNDSVLAVGFSPRDSSCIITSGKSHVHFWNWSIGVGVSAANGTLSRKQGVFGKYKKPKFIPCFVFLPDGDILTGDSEGNILTWGRSLSDSRTPGRGGAKETYGIVAQAHAHEGSIFALCLLRDGTVLSGGGRDRRLVRWGPGLVALQEAEIPEHFGAVRAIAEGLGSELLVGTTKNALLRGDLTQGFSPVIQGHTDELWGLCTHPSQNRFLTCGHDRQLCLWDGEGHALAWSIDLKETGLCADFHPSGAVVAVGLNTGRWLVLDTETREIVSDVTDGNEQLSVVRYSPDGLYLAVGSHDNMIYIYSVSSDGAKSSRFGRCVGHSSFITHLDWSKDGNFIMSNSGDYEILYWDVAGGCKLLRNRYESRDREWATYTCVLGFHVYVPLRACQGAEPRVRGTRQPCDQRPVHARRLVPHLARRQGCQHLPVASAGPWELGAVGRHTLPDTVLVSCLLPGCLITAGLTGPTGWTPFLRLTDIPECASPRDRGTVCAHCGTPADPSRARPSLGPDFLLPAEGQ